A single genomic interval of Streptomyces sp. 1222.5 harbors:
- a CDS encoding nucleobase:cation symporter-2 family protein translates to MAAHPVDEKLPALKMATSGLQHVAAMYAGVVAPPLIVGAAVGLSATDLTFLTGACLFTAGLATFLQTLGIWKIGARLPFVNGVTFAGVAPMTAVVASTEDKSDALPIIFGAVIVAGLLGFVAAPFFSKAIRFFPPVVTGSVITLIGVSLLPVAFGWAQGPDPKADDYGSTTFLALAGITLLIVLLLRRFTRGFVKQIAVLLGLIVGTLVAIPFGVTDFSPVAHADVVGFPTPFHFGAPQFQLAAILSLCVVMVVSMTESTADMLALGEIVERPADERTIAAGLRADTLGSALSPLFNGFMCSAFAQNIGLVAMTRIRSRYVVATGGGFLVLMGLCPMAASLIAVVPRPVLGGAGIVLFGSVAASGIQTLMRAGLERDNNVLIVAVSLAVGIIPITAPEFYHAFPETAKIVLDSGISTGCITAVVLNLLFNHLGKDREAHDVTHPMEAGEEIAAVH, encoded by the coding sequence GTGGCCGCCCATCCTGTTGACGAGAAACTCCCCGCCCTGAAAATGGCGACCAGCGGCCTGCAGCACGTGGCCGCCATGTACGCCGGAGTAGTCGCACCACCCCTGATCGTCGGCGCGGCCGTGGGCCTGAGCGCGACCGATCTGACGTTCCTCACCGGCGCCTGCCTGTTCACCGCGGGCCTCGCCACCTTCCTGCAGACGCTGGGCATCTGGAAGATCGGCGCCCGGCTGCCCTTCGTCAACGGCGTCACCTTCGCCGGTGTCGCCCCCATGACCGCCGTCGTCGCCTCCACCGAGGACAAGTCCGACGCCCTGCCGATCATCTTCGGCGCGGTCATCGTCGCCGGCCTCCTCGGTTTCGTCGCCGCGCCCTTCTTCAGCAAAGCGATACGTTTCTTCCCGCCGGTCGTCACCGGCTCGGTCATCACCCTGATCGGTGTGTCCCTGCTGCCGGTCGCCTTCGGCTGGGCCCAGGGCCCCGATCCGAAGGCCGACGACTACGGCTCGACCACCTTCCTCGCCCTCGCCGGCATCACCCTGCTCATCGTCCTGCTGCTGCGCCGCTTCACCCGCGGGTTCGTCAAGCAGATCGCCGTGCTGCTGGGTCTGATCGTCGGCACCCTCGTCGCGATCCCGTTCGGTGTCACGGACTTCAGCCCCGTGGCCCACGCCGACGTGGTGGGCTTCCCGACGCCGTTCCACTTCGGCGCCCCGCAGTTCCAGCTCGCCGCCATCCTCTCGCTGTGCGTGGTGATGGTGGTCTCCATGACCGAGTCGACCGCCGACATGCTGGCCCTCGGCGAGATCGTCGAACGACCCGCCGACGAGCGGACCATCGCGGCCGGCCTGCGCGCCGACACCCTCGGCTCGGCGCTCAGCCCGCTGTTCAACGGCTTCATGTGCAGCGCCTTCGCCCAGAACATCGGCCTGGTGGCGATGACCCGGATCCGCAGCCGGTACGTCGTCGCGACCGGTGGCGGCTTCCTCGTCCTGATGGGCCTGTGTCCGATGGCCGCCTCGCTCATCGCCGTCGTGCCCCGCCCGGTCCTCGGCGGCGCCGGCATCGTCCTGTTCGGGTCGGTCGCCGCGAGCGGCATCCAGACCCTGATGCGGGCCGGCCTCGAACGGGACAACAACGTCCTGATCGTCGCCGTCTCCCTCGCCGTGGGGATCATCCCGATCACCGCGCCCGAGTTCTACCACGCGTTCCCCGAGACCGCGAAGATCGTCCTGGACTCGGGCATCTCCACCGGCTGTATCACGGCCGTGGTGCTCAACCTGCTCTTCAACCATCTCGGCAAGGACCGAGAGGCCCACGACGTCACCCACCCGATGGAGGCGGGCGAGGAGATCGCGGCCGTGCACTGA
- a CDS encoding 8-oxoguanine deaminase: MAPSAGQRIVIENCAIATVDAGDTEYASGYLVLAGNRIEAVGAGKAPDGLEDVVRRIDATGHLVTPGLVNTHHHFYQWITRGLATDHNLFNWLVALYPTWARIDEQMTYTAAQGSLAMMARGGVTTAMDHHYVFPRGSGDLSGSIIRAAAEMGVRFTLARGSMDRSEKDGGLPPDFAVETLEGALAATEETVKKHHDASFDAMTQVAVAPCSPFSVSTELLRQGAELARRLGVRLHTHGSETVEEEKFCHELFGMGPTDYFESTGWLGEDVWMAHCVHMNDSDIAAFARTKTGVAHCPSSNARLAAGIARVPDMLRAGVPVGLGVDGTASNESGELHTELRNALLINRLGAHREAALDARQALRLGTYGGAQVLGRAEQIGSLEPGKLADLVLWKMDTLAHASIADPVTALVFGAAAPVTASFVNGRQIVENGRLLHVEEDAIARSTREEAQRLARIAAQG, encoded by the coding sequence ATGGCACCATCGGCAGGCCAGCGCATCGTCATCGAGAACTGCGCGATCGCGACCGTGGACGCGGGCGACACGGAGTACGCCTCCGGGTACCTGGTCCTGGCCGGCAACCGGATCGAGGCGGTCGGCGCGGGCAAGGCCCCCGATGGCCTCGAGGACGTGGTGCGCCGGATCGACGCGACCGGCCATCTGGTCACGCCCGGTCTGGTCAACACCCACCACCACTTCTACCAGTGGATCACCCGGGGCCTGGCCACCGACCACAACCTGTTCAACTGGCTGGTCGCGCTCTACCCGACATGGGCGCGCATCGACGAGCAGATGACGTACACGGCCGCCCAGGGCTCCCTCGCCATGATGGCCCGCGGCGGTGTCACCACCGCGATGGACCACCACTACGTCTTCCCGCGGGGCTCCGGCGACCTGTCCGGCTCGATCATCCGCGCCGCCGCGGAGATGGGCGTACGGTTCACGCTGGCCCGCGGCTCGATGGACCGCAGTGAGAAGGACGGCGGCCTGCCGCCGGACTTCGCCGTCGAGACGCTGGAGGGTGCGCTCGCCGCCACCGAGGAGACCGTCAAGAAGCACCACGACGCCTCCTTCGACGCCATGACCCAGGTGGCTGTCGCCCCCTGCTCCCCGTTCTCCGTGTCCACCGAACTCCTCCGGCAGGGCGCCGAGCTGGCCCGCCGGCTCGGAGTACGGCTGCACACCCACGGCTCGGAGACCGTGGAGGAGGAGAAGTTCTGCCACGAGCTGTTCGGCATGGGTCCGACGGACTACTTCGAGTCCACGGGCTGGCTCGGTGAGGACGTGTGGATGGCGCACTGCGTCCACATGAACGACTCCGACATCGCCGCCTTCGCCCGGACGAAGACCGGTGTCGCCCACTGTCCCTCGTCCAACGCCCGGCTCGCGGCCGGCATCGCCCGCGTGCCCGACATGCTCCGGGCCGGTGTCCCGGTCGGTCTCGGCGTGGACGGCACCGCCTCCAACGAGTCCGGTGAACTCCACACCGAGCTGCGCAACGCCCTGCTGATCAACCGCCTCGGCGCCCACCGCGAGGCCGCCCTCGACGCCCGCCAGGCGCTGCGGCTCGGCACGTACGGCGGCGCCCAGGTGCTCGGCCGGGCCGAGCAGATCGGGTCGCTGGAGCCCGGCAAGCTCGCCGACCTGGTGCTCTGGAAGATGGACACGCTCGCCCACGCCTCCATCGCCGACCCGGTGACCGCGCTCGTCTTCGGCGCGGCGGCCCCGGTCACCGCCTCCTTCGTCAACGGTCGGCAGATCGTCGAGAACGGCCGCCTGCTGCACGTCGAGGAGGACGCCATCGCCCGCTCCACCCGCGAGGAGGCCCAGCGCCTCGCCCGGATCGCCGCCCAGGGCTGA
- a CDS encoding nucleobase:cation symporter-2 family protein — translation MAQPAKGPATALGPTPPGHTEDAVTSVHPVDEKLHVTRLVPAALQHIAAMYAGVVTPPLIIGQACGLDIAARTRLIAASLLIAGVATILQTIGVKGLVGNRLPFVNAASSAGIAPILAIAETSGKGHQLPAIYGAVMVAGAFCLALGPFFGRLLRYFPPLVTGVVITLIGVTLMPVPVGWAQGGDKTAADFGAMRHLALAGFTLAVILLIQRFGRGFVKQVGLLFGLLIGTLVAIPFGMADFSGLRSAPVAALPTPFAFGTPEFQPAAVLSLCIVMLVLMTESSAGMLALGEICDRRADARTITRGLRTDGIATLLGPVFGGFPTSAFAQNVGVVSLTRVRSRYVVAVAGATLLVLGAFPVLGAVVSLVPMPVLGGAGIVLFGSIAVSGIRTLSEAGLDDSSNIILVAVALGAGIIPLAAPTFYADFPAWAQTVLGSGISAGALVAVLLNLFFHHLGTRSGRPAPALKSS, via the coding sequence ATGGCACAGCCTGCGAAAGGGCCCGCCACAGCCCTGGGTCCCACCCCGCCGGGGCACACCGAGGACGCCGTCACGTCCGTGCATCCGGTGGACGAGAAGCTCCACGTCACCCGGCTCGTCCCGGCCGCGCTCCAGCACATCGCCGCGATGTACGCGGGCGTCGTCACTCCTCCGCTCATCATCGGCCAGGCCTGCGGACTCGACATCGCGGCCCGCACCCGGCTCATCGCCGCGAGCCTGCTCATCGCGGGCGTCGCGACCATCCTCCAGACCATCGGCGTCAAGGGCCTCGTCGGCAACCGCCTGCCCTTCGTCAACGCCGCCTCCTCCGCCGGCATCGCCCCGATCCTCGCGATCGCCGAGACCAGCGGCAAGGGGCACCAACTCCCCGCGATCTACGGCGCGGTGATGGTCGCCGGGGCCTTCTGCCTGGCGCTCGGCCCGTTCTTCGGGCGGCTGCTGCGCTACTTCCCGCCCCTGGTCACCGGCGTCGTCATCACCCTGATCGGGGTCACCCTCATGCCCGTCCCGGTCGGCTGGGCCCAGGGGGGCGACAAGACCGCCGCCGACTTCGGCGCCATGCGGCACCTCGCGCTCGCCGGCTTCACCCTCGCCGTCATCCTGCTGATCCAGCGCTTCGGCAGGGGATTCGTCAAGCAAGTGGGCCTGCTGTTCGGGCTGTTGATCGGCACCCTGGTGGCGATCCCCTTCGGCATGGCCGATTTCAGCGGGCTGCGGTCCGCGCCGGTCGCCGCGCTGCCCACCCCGTTCGCCTTCGGCACCCCCGAGTTCCAGCCCGCGGCCGTGCTGTCGCTGTGCATCGTGATGCTCGTGCTGATGACCGAGAGTTCCGCCGGCATGCTCGCCCTCGGCGAGATCTGCGACCGCCGTGCCGACGCGAGGACCATCACCCGCGGCCTGCGCACCGACGGCATCGCCACCCTGCTCGGTCCCGTCTTCGGCGGCTTCCCCACCTCCGCCTTCGCCCAGAACGTCGGCGTCGTCTCCCTCACCCGGGTGCGCAGCCGCTACGTCGTCGCCGTCGCCGGCGCCACCCTGCTGGTCCTCGGCGCCTTCCCGGTCCTCGGTGCCGTCGTCTCCCTGGTCCCCATGCCGGTCCTGGGCGGCGCGGGCATCGTGCTCTTCGGCTCGATCGCCGTCAGCGGCATCCGTACCCTGTCCGAGGCGGGGCTGGACGACAGCTCCAACATCATCCTGGTGGCCGTGGCGCTCGGTGCCGGCATCATCCCGCTGGCCGCGCCGACCTTCTACGCGGACTTCCCGGCCTGGGCGCAGACCGTGCTCGGCTCCGGCATCAGCGCGGGCGCGCTCGTCGCCGTCCTGCTCAATCTGTTCTTCCACCACCTCGGCACCCGGAGCGGCAGGCCCGCTCCGGCACTCAAATCCTCCTAG
- the pucL gene encoding factor-independent urate hydroxylase produces MPTILGQNQYGKAENRVVKITRDGATHHIKDLNVSVALSGDMEEVHYSGSNANVLPTDTTKNTVFAFAKEHGIESAEQFGIHLARHFVTSQEPIHRARIRIEEYAWERIETSDANSKFIGSDEVKHSFVKKGQETRLTQITYDGRKWEVVSGLKDLTVMNSTNSEFWGYVKDKYTTLQEAYDRILATSVSGRWRFNWTDDEQKMPNWEKSYEQVKKHMLQAFAETYSLSLQQTLYQMGSRIINNRGEIDEVRFSLPNKHHFLVDLEPFGLKNDNEVYFAADRPYGLIEATILRDGCEALIPVDTTNL; encoded by the coding sequence ATGCCCACGATTCTGGGACAGAACCAGTACGGCAAGGCCGAGAACCGAGTCGTCAAGATCACGCGGGACGGCGCCACCCACCACATCAAGGACCTCAACGTATCCGTGGCGCTGAGCGGCGATATGGAAGAGGTCCACTACTCCGGCTCCAACGCCAACGTCCTGCCGACCGACACCACCAAGAACACGGTGTTCGCGTTCGCCAAGGAGCACGGCATTGAGTCCGCCGAGCAGTTCGGCATCCACCTCGCCCGCCACTTCGTCACCTCGCAGGAGCCGATCCACCGCGCCCGGATCCGCATCGAGGAGTACGCCTGGGAGCGGATCGAGACCTCCGACGCCAACTCGAAGTTCATCGGCTCGGACGAGGTCAAGCACTCCTTCGTGAAGAAGGGCCAGGAGACCCGCCTCACCCAGATCACCTACGACGGCCGGAAGTGGGAGGTCGTCTCCGGGCTCAAGGACCTGACGGTGATGAACTCGACCAACTCCGAGTTCTGGGGCTACGTCAAGGACAAGTACACCACCCTCCAGGAGGCGTACGACCGCATCCTGGCGACCTCGGTCTCCGGCCGCTGGCGGTTCAACTGGACCGACGACGAGCAGAAGATGCCCAACTGGGAGAAGTCCTACGAGCAGGTCAAGAAGCACATGCTCCAGGCCTTCGCCGAGACCTACTCCCTCTCACTGCAGCAGACGCTGTACCAGATGGGCTCGCGCATCATCAACAACCGCGGCGAGATCGACGAGGTCCGCTTCTCGCTGCCGAACAAGCACCACTTCCTGGTGGACCTGGAGCCGTTCGGCCTGAAGAACGACAACGAGGTCTACTTCGCCGCCGACCGCCCCTACGGCCTCATCGAGGCCACCATCCTGCGGGACGGCTGTGAGGCCCTGATCCCGGTCGACACGACCAACCTCTGA
- the uraH gene encoding hydroxyisourate hydrolase, translating into MSTSTTASVSTHILDTSVGRPAEGVAVQLAARSGRDANWQALGGSATDADGRCKDLPALPEGTTHVRLDFAVEPYFEKKQADAQQDAPANRDSGTGVFFPEVAITFAVVPGEHYHVPLLLNPFGYSVYRGS; encoded by the coding sequence ATGAGCACCAGCACCACCGCCTCCGTGTCCACGCACATCCTGGACACCTCCGTCGGCCGCCCCGCCGAGGGCGTCGCCGTCCAGCTCGCCGCCCGCAGCGGGCGCGACGCGAACTGGCAGGCGCTCGGCGGCTCCGCGACCGACGCCGACGGCCGGTGCAAGGACCTGCCGGCCCTGCCGGAGGGGACCACCCACGTACGGCTCGACTTCGCCGTCGAGCCGTATTTCGAGAAGAAGCAAGCCGATGCGCAGCAGGACGCCCCCGCGAATCGGGACAGCGGAACCGGTGTGTTCTTCCCGGAGGTGGCGATCACGTTCGCCGTCGTACCGGGCGAGCACTACCACGTGCCGCTGCTGCTCAACCCGTTCGGCTACTCCGTTTACCGAGGGAGCTAG